One region of Elusimicrobiota bacterium genomic DNA includes:
- a CDS encoding glycosyltransferase, whose protein sequence is MIGKTLIFIPTYNERENVQKLCAAILALPIEADILFLDDNSPDGTGAIIEVLRSSRKNIFAIHRAGKRGIGSAHYEGIRWAYERGYSALITMDADFTHSPEYIPEFIRRSRDCDVVVGSRYLQEKSLKEWNPWRKILTVVGHVLTKHLLKLDYDATGAYRLYRLDRVPREAFDLVCSRGYSFFFESLHILNLNRLRIREVPIHLPARTYGHSKMDPREAGHSLKFLIELSLTTLLQRERLEISGPSAGAAELHDPQDWDSYWKRKADASGIVYDAIAALYRKRVIRPALNHFIFRIFPAGSKVLHAGCGAGQNDADIRGHVAITALDISKAALASYGRLHQNRCQLAHGSIFSMPFADGAFDGIYNLGVMEHFTEEEIRRILTEFRRVLRPGGKAVLFWPPEFGLSVTALKMIHFVLNRILRRGVRLHPDEITRVKSRRHVEALCRKAGFELVEYYFGPRDLFTHSVVVLAKGSGPEAGLPQVETAALA, encoded by the coding sequence TGCGCGGCCATCCTGGCCCTTCCGATCGAGGCCGACATCCTTTTCTTGGACGACAATTCCCCGGACGGAACGGGCGCCATCATAGAGGTCCTGCGCTCCTCCCGCAAGAACATATTCGCCATCCATCGCGCCGGCAAGCGGGGCATCGGGAGCGCCCACTACGAGGGGATCCGCTGGGCTTACGAGCGCGGATACTCGGCCTTGATCACGATGGACGCGGATTTCACCCACTCTCCGGAGTATATCCCCGAGTTCATTCGCCGCTCGCGTGACTGCGACGTCGTGGTGGGCTCGCGCTATCTTCAGGAGAAGAGCCTCAAGGAATGGAATCCCTGGCGCAAGATCCTGACCGTGGTCGGGCACGTCCTGACCAAGCATCTGCTCAAGCTTGATTATGACGCGACCGGGGCCTACCGCCTGTACCGGCTCGACCGCGTTCCGCGCGAGGCCTTCGACCTGGTCTGCTCACGGGGCTATTCCTTTTTCTTCGAGAGCCTGCACATCCTGAACCTCAACCGCCTGCGCATCCGGGAAGTGCCGATCCACCTCCCGGCGCGGACCTACGGGCACTCCAAGATGGACCCGAGGGAGGCCGGGCACAGCCTTAAGTTCCTCATCGAACTTTCCCTAACTACGCTGCTTCAACGCGAGAGGCTGGAGATCTCCGGCCCATCCGCCGGAGCGGCTGAACTCCACGATCCGCAAGATTGGGATTCGTACTGGAAAAGGAAAGCCGACGCCAGCGGCATCGTCTACGACGCGATCGCGGCCTTGTACCGCAAGCGCGTCATTCGGCCCGCCCTCAATCATTTTATTTTCAGGATATTCCCCGCCGGCTCCAAGGTGCTCCACGCCGGCTGCGGGGCGGGGCAGAACGACGCTGACATTCGCGGACACGTCGCTATAACGGCCCTGGACATTTCGAAGGCGGCCCTGGCTAGTTACGGCCGCCTGCACCAGAACCGCTGCCAACTTGCCCATGGGAGCATTTTCAGCATGCCCTTCGCGGACGGGGCTTTCGATGGGATCTACAATCTCGGGGTCATGGAGCATTTCACGGAGGAGGAAATCCGTCGCATCTTGACGGAGTTCCGCCGAGTCTTGAGGCCCGGCGGCAAGGCGGTCCTTTTTTGGCCGCCCGAATTCGGGCTGAGCGTGACGGCGCTTAAGATGATCCATTTCGTCTTGAACCGGATTCTTCGGCGCGGCGTTCGCCTCCATCCAGATGAGATTACCCGCGTCAAATCCAGGCGCCACGTCGAGGCCCTGTGCCGGAAGGCGGGCTTCGAGCTCGTCGAGTATTATTTTGGTCCGCGGGACTTGTTCACCCATTCTGTCGTGGTTCTGGCCAAGGGATCCGGTCCGGAGGCGGGTTTGCCTCAAGTCGAGACCGCCGCGCTCGCCTAA
- a CDS encoding metal-dependent hydrolase, whose amino-acid sequence MATPLFHSAVAISAAQLACREKPSCSVYLVFLTAANIADMDLLPGLLAGKPLEYHHLAAHSLAFALVMGGALATLLWKVLSPGGNTPYRTWLGALALTCLSHPALDLVTYDSFNQFPVQNYGLELGWPLSPRLIGPIGHVLPGPYFTVDWHDWIIADNLKIFATEGAIGAALVASAAGFRRPWARLPYPEAAGQDANG is encoded by the coding sequence ATGGCCACGCCGCTTTTTCACTCGGCAGTGGCCATCTCAGCGGCCCAGCTCGCCTGCCGCGAGAAGCCTTCATGCAGCGTTTATCTCGTATTCTTGACCGCGGCCAATATCGCCGACATGGACCTTCTCCCTGGTTTATTAGCAGGCAAGCCTCTCGAGTATCACCATTTGGCGGCGCATTCTCTGGCCTTCGCTTTGGTCATGGGAGGGGCCCTGGCGACGCTTCTCTGGAAGGTCCTCTCTCCCGGGGGAAACACTCCATACCGAACTTGGCTGGGGGCCTTGGCGCTGACCTGTCTCTCGCATCCTGCCTTGGATCTTGTGACGTATGATTCTTTTAACCAATTCCCCGTTCAGAACTACGGGCTTGAGCTGGGCTGGCCCCTAAGTCCCAGGCTCATAGGCCCCATCGGCCATGTCCTCCCGGGCCCGTATTTTACCGTGGATTGGCATGATTGGATCATCGCTGATAATTTGAAGATTTTTGCTACGGAGGGCGCCATTGGAGCCGCACTTGTCGCTTCGGCCGCGGGCTTCAGACGCCCGTGGGCGCGGCTACCTTATCCCGAGGCGGCCGGGCAGGACGCCAATGGTTAG